The Liquorilactobacillus nagelii DSM 13675 DNA window GATTATAACGGCGTTTATCAGGGATACTATTTGGATTTTGAAGCCAAGGAAACCCGCAATCACACTTCATTTCCGCTCAGTAATTTTCATCCCCATCAAATCAAGCACATGCAAGCTTGCACTCAACAAGGAGGCATTTGTTTTACTATTATAAAGTTTTCCTCGACTCAGGAATTGTTTCTCCTGCCAGCCGCAATTTTATTTAGCTACTGGGAAAAACAAACAACTAAGCGGAAATCAATTCCCAAAAAAGTAATCAGCAGTCAGGGCTTTTCTATTAAATATGGGTACCAGCCTTTAATCCCTTATTTAACCAAAGTTGATTTGTTGATTGAACAACTGAAATAAAGAAGGAGTACAGCATGAACAAGCAGAATTCAAATTACTCACGAGCCAAGCATGAGCGACCAGTGAAAAAGCGCCGACCGCTACCAAAAAAGCGCAAACCCAGCTCACCAATTGGTACTTTTTTTAAGCGATTATTTCTTAGTCTAATTATTTTGTTAGAAATTGGAATTGCGCTGGGCGCAACTTTATTTTTTATGTACGCAAAAAACGCTCCCGTTTTAAGTGAGCAGAATTTACGTAGTAGTGGATCCACTGTTTTTTATGATGCTGATAATAAAAAAATTATGAGTTTAGGTACTGAAAATCGGCGTTATGTTTCCAGTAGTCAAATTCCCCAGCAATTAAAAGACGCCGTAGTTTCAATTGAAGACCGACGATTTTACAAACATCACGGGATTGACCCAGTGCGAATTGCTGGAGCTGCCCTAGCAAATTTAACTGGTTCTTCAAGTGGACTCCAAGGCGGAAGTACATTGGATCAGCAATTAATTAAATTATCATATTTTTCAACCAAACGCTCTGATCAAACCTTTAAACGGAAAGCCCAAGAAGCTTGGTTAGCATTAAAACTTGATAATACCTATAGTAAAGAGCAAATTTTAACTTTCTATGTTAATAAGGTCTTTATGGGTTTTGGTAATTACGGAATGCAAACAGCCGCCCATTACTATTACGGCAAATCGCTCAAGCAGCTGGACTTAGCTCAAACCGCTTTAATTGCAGGAATTCCTAACGCACCAACCGACTATAATCCATACACTAATCCGAAACTTGCTACTCAACGACGGAATGAAGTTTTAAGTGCAATGGTTGCTAATAAAAAAATTACGTCGGCTCAAGCTAGTCAAGCTGAAGCTGAAAGTATTACTACGGGATTAGTTCAAACTCATAATTCAGAAAACACTAACAGCAATGAAAAAATTGCGGATTCTTATATCAAGCAAGTTATTGAAGATTTAAAGGCTAAGGGTTACAATCCGTATACCAATTCATTGAAAGTCTACACAAACTTAAATATGAATGCTCAAAAACATTTATATCAGTTAGCCAATACTGATAATTATATTTCTTATCCAGATAATCGATTGCAAATTGCTTCAACTATCGTTAATCCAAATAACGGTGCGATTGTAGCCATGATTGGTGGACGAAAAACCGGCAACGTTACTTTCGGTCTTAACCGAGCAGTCCAAACAGATCGAACAAACGGTTCAACTGCTAAGCCCTTGATGGACTATGGACCGGCGATTGAGAATCTCAGTTGGGCTACCTATCAAAAACTAAAGGATACTAAGTATACCTATCCTGGAACTAATATTTCGTTATACGATTTTGATCATGAATATCAAGGATCAATTACTATGCGAAGTGCTTTAGTTCAGTCACGAAATATTCCCGCCATTCGTGCTTTACAAGCTGTCGGGATTACTAAAGCCCAGAATTTCATTAGTAAGTTGGGATTCAATTACAGCAAAACATTGGAATTTCAAAATGGGATTGGTTTGTATTCTTCCACCTTGCAAAATGCGGCCGGTTATGCGGCCTTTGCCAATGGAGGTACTTACTACAAGCCAAGTTATATTCGCAGTGTTGAAACCAATGATGGCGAAACCAAGAGCTTTTCATCTAGTGGCACTCAAGTAATGCAGTCTTCAACGGCTTATATGATTACCGATATGTTAAAAGATGTAATTACTAGTTCCTTAGGTACTGGGAAAGCTGCCAACATTAGCGGCTTATATCAAGCTGGAAAAACCGGAACCAACAGTTATCCCGATGACGTTGCTTCTAAGTTCCCTAGCAATGCGGATATGGATTCGTGGTTCAATGGCTATACCAAGCATTATTCAATTTCCGTTTGGGTCGGTTATGATCATCAATACGAGACTGGAAATTATTTAACGCCGGCAACCGCTGAAATAGCTTCTTACTTCTATAAAAATGCCATGTCTTACATTTCAGAAGGCAAGACTAATACTGATTGGAAACGACCAAGTAATGTCTATGTCAAGTACGTTAATGGCGTCAGAGAATTATATCTAGCTGGTTCACCAGGAGCCACCACTGCTGATAGTGATAGCGATGATAGTTCATCTAGTTCATCATCCAGTAGCTCTAGTTCAAGTTCTAGTTCATCAATCAGCTCAATGGTTTCATCAAGTAGCGTTTTCTCAAGCAGTTCATCAAGTAGTTCATCAAGCAGCAGTGAACCATCAAGCAGTACAGTAGAGCCTAGCTCGTCAAACAGCAGTGAGACTTCAAGCAGCTCATCAGAACCAAGTTCATCGAGCTCAAGCTCAACTACTACCAATAATAACAACCAGACTAAGAATCCTTGATCTAACAGCAAAATTAAAAGCAAAAAATCCGCTGAATAAAATCAGCGGATTTTTTTAAACTTGTTTTTTTCCAAACGCGCAAAGCGATAATAGTGGACAAGACTCACACAAAGGCTTACGTGCCATACATTGATACCTGCCCCAATAAATCATACGATGATGAGCTGCTATCCAGCTTTCAGACGGTAATTTTTGCTTGAGAGTTTTTTCAATCTCTGCGACCTTAGCTTGTGGTGACACCATCGCTAAACGACGAGCAACACGAGAAACGTGAGTATCAACAGCTAGGGCAGGAATATTAAAGCATTCAGCTAAGATAACATTAGCCGTTTTCTGACCAACACCAGCTAATTGCATTAACTCCGATCTGGTTTGCGGAACTTGACTGGAAAATTTACTAACCAGTCCTTGAGCACAACCAATCAAATGTTTAGCCTTATTGCGATATAATCCAATTGTTTTAATTAATGGTATCACTTCACATTCGGTTGCAGTTGCAAGTGATTCAGGTGTTGGGTAACGGGCAAAAAGTTGGGGAGTCAAACGATTAACAGCTTTATCGGTTGTTTGAGCACTTAGAATAACTGCCAGCAAAAAATGAAACGGAGTGTCAGCCACCAAAGACGTAGTTGCATCAGGAAATTTCTGACCCATAATTTTAATTGCCTGCTGAGTTTGACTAGCTGTCAACATCAATCATCACCCCCTGCCGGATTATCCGAGTGCGCCCAGCGTTGTAAGGGAATCTTAGGCTTTTTAGCTGCAGCAGCCCGTTGACTGAAATTAGTCTGCTGGCGTTGCAGTCGCCGCTCGCGCTGTTGCTCTTTCAGCTGCTGAACTTGAGCTGCGGTTTTGATGTTTTTTTTCTCCCAACTTAATAAAACTCGATCAATATATTTCAAACTATAAGCTTGACTGAGCACTGCTTCACGTAGAGCCAGTAAAATCAACTCAGGCTGATAATGATCTTCAGAAAACCATTGTTCAATAGTTTCCATTTCAATCGGTGATAAGGTTCGACCGAATTCTTTTTCGATTGCCTGAAAAATTTCACTCTGATCAACTACTAAAATCTGCTGCTGCGTTTGCTGGTCTTTTTGCCGTAACAGCCAGAAAAGCTTTTCATACATTAAATCAAATTGATAAACATCATGGCTTTTGCCGTTTTCATCAGTAACAGATTTAATCTCCAACAATTTTTTCTCAAAAAGCCGGTGTAATAACTGATAAAGCTGATTTGAATCACAGTGCATGTAACTGGCAATCTGGTCAATAGCTGGAAAAGAATCACCAGCTTGAATCGAGCTGCTAAGTTCTAAAAACAAAACCAATTCTTGCTCATTCATTCCCAACTGACGATAATTTTGCAACAGTAAGTTAGCAACGGTCATATTTCCAGCCTGTAAAAACTGTTTTAAAGCTTTTTCCATCTAGCATTCCCCCTTTATAGGTAATAAAAGCGCCAAGGCCGAAACACTCGGCACTTGCCGCTTCTTTAAAAAATATTTGAATTCGATCACGGATAAATTCGATTCAACAGCCGTGGGAATGGAATTGATTCACGAATATGTTCTTCACCAGTAATCCAAGTTACTGCTCTTTCTAGACCTAAGCCAAACCCAGCATGCGGCACACTACCGTAGCGTCGTAGATCAAGATACCACTGGTAATCAGCTTCATTTAAGCCAGCCTTTTTAATTTGCTCAGTTAAATATTCTGGATCAACAGCCCGTTCTGAACCACCGATAATTTCGCCGTAGCCTTCAGGTGCTAATAAATCAGCACAGATTACCACATCATCGCGTGTTGGATGAGGTTTCATATAAAATGGTTTAATTGCTTTTGGATAGTTCATAACAAAAACTGGTAGTTGAAAATGTTCAGCCAAATATGTTTCTTCAGGAGAACCAAAATCAACACCCCACTCCAAATTACCAAATTCACCAGAATCTTGCAATAATTTTATTGCTTCGTCATAAGAAATCCGCGGATAAGGTAGTTTAGTATATTTTTCCAATACTTTTGGATCACGATCCAATAATTTAAGCTCATATTGACAATTGTCTAGAACTCCCTGAACCAAAAAGGCAATATACCGTTCTTGAATTTCCAAACTTTGTTCTTGATGCATGAACGCCATTTCAGGTTCAACCATCCAAAATTCAATCAAATGACGGCGGGTTTTTGATTTTTCAGCTCGAAAAGTTGGTCCAAAAGAAAATACCTTGCCATAGGCCATTGCACCGGCTTCTTCGTATAACTGACCCGATTGTGATAAATAGGCATCACGATCAAAATACTTAGTGTGGAAAAGTTCAGTTGTTCCTTCTGGAGCAGAACCAGTTAAAATTGGAGCATCAATTTTGATAAAACCATTGCGATTAAAGAATTCATAAGTTGCACGAATCATTTCGTTGCGAATTTTCATAATTGCAAACTGCTTTTTCGAGCGTAACCATAAATGACGGTGATCCATCAAAAAGTCTACTCCATGCTCTTTAGGGGTGATTGGATAATCTTCACTTGAACCGACTTTTTCAACCTGTGAAATTTCGATTTCATAACCAAAATGTGAACGAGTATCTTCATGAATTGTACCGGTAACATAAAAGCTTTCTTCCTGGCGCAACTCTTTGGCTAACTTGAACATTTCTTCACCAACAACGCTTTTGACAACTACCCCTTGAAAATAGGCGGTTCCGTCACGCAATTGCAAAAAAGCAATTTTCCCACTCGAACGCTTATTAGTTAACCAAACACCGATCTTAACTTCCTGGTCAACATGATTTTTAGCGTCGATAATATTGATCGTATCCAAACTCTATTCCTCCTAAACAAACTGTTGCATAAATTCTTTAATCCGCTTAATTGCGGTTTGTAAACTCTTTAAATCAGTAGCATAGCTTAAGCGAAGATGATCTGGCATCCCAAAACCAACACCAGCCACAACAGCTACATGGGCCTGTTCTAGTAACGCTGTTGCAAATTCTTCTGTAGAACTAAACCCAGCCATTTTTACGGCAGCCGCTACTTTCGGAAACAGATAGAAAGCTCCCTCAGGTTTTTGCGGTAACTCAAAACCAGGAATTGCTATCAGTTCCGGATAAATTGTATTAAGCCGTTGCTCAAATGCTTGGCGCATTTTTTCGACCACAGACTGATCACCAGTCAAAGCAGCCAGTGCTGCATACTGACTAACAGCTGCCAAATTGCTGGTTGCATGGCTAATAATTGTGTTCATTTTACTAATAACAGCTTGATCTGCAACTGTGTAACCGATTCGCCACCCCGTCATTGCATAAGCTTTAGATAAACCACTCACCAAGATTGTTTGCCGTCTAATTGGCTCAGATAATTGGATTAATGAGGTAAACTTATTTCCGTTATAAACTAGTTTGCCATACATATCATCTGCCAGTAAAATCACATCATGTTCCACTGCCCACTCACCAATCGCCATTAGTTCAGCTTTAGAATAAACCAATCCACTTGGATTCTGTGGTGAATTAATGATCACAGCGCGTGTCTTAGAAGTCCGAGCTGATTCCAACTCTGCTACCGTAACCTTACTGCTTGATTTAGGCTGCACAAAAATTGGTTGTGCGTCCGCCAATTTTATTTGTTCGCCATAACTGACCCAATAAGGAAGTGGAATTAAAACCTCATCCCCTGACTCAAATAAGGTCTGGGCCAGAACATACAATGAAAATTTGCCACCAACAGTTACTGTAACCTGATCCGGTTGAAAAGTCACACCGAAGTCAGCTTTCAATCGATCACAAATTGCCTGTCGCAAAGGCAAAATCCCATTAGCTGGGGTGTAGAAATCAGCTTTACCATCATTAATTGCTTTAATTGCCGCTTGTTTAATTGCTGCTGATGTTTGAAAATCGGGCTCGCCAACACCAAGATTAATAACATCGATCCCATCTGCTACCATTTGTTTAGCCTTAGCAGAGAGAGCTAGAGTTGCTGATGGTGAGGCCTGCAATACTCTTTTTGCAAATTTCATTGATCAAAAGGCTCCTTTATCATCAGATATTTTGAATTGTTTTAACTAGTGAACCGTTTTTGAAGCTGAGCAAAGTGTAACACATCCGCCCATTTTTATTGACATAGGTAACTTCCCAAACCGCCTGTTTCTTCCATTTACCGAAAGCTGTTTTAACAATTTTGCGCGGATGCTGACTGCTTTTTACAGTCTGTTGTGCCTGTTGACTAGTAATGCCACTACTTTGCTGATAGATATTGATATGACCACCTTTTTGCGCCACCATTACATAAACTGACTGGTTAGCCTGGTTTTTACCCGCAACCGTATAATAAGTTTGTTGACGATTATACCAGTAAAACGCTGAAGTTGATTTTAACTTACCATATTTTTCAGCCATGGCCACCGCACTTTTTTTAGCATCATTCAACGGTGCCGCTGCTTGCCAATAGATAATCCCCGCCCCGACAACCACGAGAACTAATAATGCCCAAGCAATTGTTCTTATCAGTTGATTTCGATGTTGATCAGCTCTTCTCATGAATGCCTCTCTTTTCCAAAAATTCTTATAAACTACCGCTTAATTATAGCAATAAACTCTTTTTTTTTGAACCCAGTTAACTAATTTTCACCAAAACTTTGCTAATTCCTTAGATATCTGATCGGTCTCTAAAATTTTCAAGGGCATAGCCGCCGGTAAAGCTTGCTGCAGTTGCTGACCATACTTTCGCGTAACAATCCTGCTATCCAAAATAATTACTACCCCGCGATCGGTTGGAGTTCTAATCAGCCGGCCAACGCCTTGTTGCAATCGCTGCATAGCTTCAGGCAATGAATAGTCCCAAAATGGTGATTGTTGCTGCTGACGCATTTTTTTAAATCTTAATTGATTTAGTGGTGTATCTGGTGATGAAAATGGCAACTGGGCAATAATTAATTCTTCAAGTTGATCTTGCGGTAAATCAATTCCTTCCCAAAAGGTACCTGTACCCAATAAAACCATTTTAGATCCTAAAGTAAAATTCTTGATGATTTTTTCGTTACTGCCAGTAACTCCTTGTGCTAATAACTGACGCTCAACCCCAACTTGATTATTTTGTAATTCTTGGTAAACAGTTTCTAGTGCCGCTTGCGAATTAAATAAAATCATTGTCTGTTTAGCCGGCGCCTGCAAAAGAATCTCGGTCAAAGAACTAACCAAATAGTTTACATAAGCTGAACGCTGATTGACGATATCTGGACCATCACTACCAATCAAAGCCAGTGCTTGACTCTGATAATCAAAGAGATCTGGTAATTTGATAAACGGTGTCGTAGCTGGTAAATCCAGCTGTTGGCAGCTGAAATTTTGCTTTTTATGAGGCAAGGTCAAGCTAGCTCCAATGAAAATCGTCTGATCAAAGTTTTGATAGATTTGATTTTCCAAAAAATCAGTAGTTTGAAACGCCCCAAATAAAGCGTGTAGATGTGCTGCCTCATGAGTTAACGGAAGCCGTAATTTCAAATAACTAGACTTCCCCCACTGCTCAACTTGTGACAAATCAAAATATTGCCAAGCTGTTAATTCCTGCAAAAGTTGAGTTAGCCAATCAAAAAGCTCTGCCAAAAAATTCGCTGCTGTTGTATCAAGTCGCTGGCTGAAAGTTGCCGACTTGAATTTTTTTTGTAATTTCAAGAATAACTCAAGCAACTGCTCTGTTGCTCTGGTAACTGCTTGAAATTGATTAATATTTTCTTTCAAAAAGCCATATAAATCATTTAGCGAAATAAAGTCTTCAAAAATGGTTGTCGAACTTTTTTGCGGCAAAATAAATCGCCTAATAATTTTTTCACGCAGCTCTGGAACCTGCTGGTCAATGATTCGAACAAGGTGAATTAGCTTGCGTGCTTGCTGTACTGGTAACAGGCCTTGAACAATCAAATCTTCTAATGAAAATGACTGCTGTGACTGCATCATAACCAATAAAGTATCACTTTGTATTTTAATTTGATCAAAGTCTAACTGTTGCTGACTAGCCTGCAAAGCAGTTTGGTTTAAATGCTGTGCTTCATCAATAATTAAAAAACGTTGCTGATTTCCTAACTCAGCTGCATGTTGCATCAAATAGGCGTGATTAGTCACGATTAAATCGGCTTCTTGCAGCTGCTGGCGCTGTTGTTTCAAAAAATCATAAGCATTAAAAGGACTTTCAGGATTTAAGCTTGACCAACCAGTATGCCTAATTTGCTCAAACAATGGATCTTGATACTTCGTCAAATGCAATTCGGCCAAATCGCCGGTTTTTGTAACTAACAGCCAAATCAAAATCCGCAATTGTAGCAAACGTGATTGACCACTTTGGGGCTGCTTTAAAGCAGTTGAAAATTTGGCTAAATCTAAATAATGGAAGCTTCCTTTAAATACAGCGACATTAAAATTAAACGGTAATAACTGCTGTAGCAATGGTATCACTTGATCAACTAATTGACTTTGCAAGGCCGTCGTAGCAGTACTGACAACACAACTACGGCCTGGGGCTGTTTCGTACAATGCTGGCACTAAGTAGCCTAATGACTTGCCTAAGCCAGTTGGAGCTTCAACTAATAGTTTAGGAATTTGTTGATTTAGAGCTTGATGTAATGAATCCATCATTTCTGCTTGCGGCTGGCGCCAATCCAATAAGCCAGCAAAAAGCTGTTGTTTTGCTCGGTCAGTTAGCGGATATTCACTTTTTTGTTGAACTTCACTTTGAAAAGTATTGCGACGCAAAATTAAATTTTCAACCTTAATCAAATAATCAGGCAGAGCTGTTTGCTGCTGCTTCTTTTGCTGCTGAGCTTCAACAAAACAATCACCAGTTTGCCGTAAAAAGGCATTGCGAAATTGACATAGAATGTTTAAAGTTTCTAATGGCAGTTGATTTATCATTTGCTGCAGTAGCAAAAACAGTTCAGCCGTAGCTGCAGCATCACTATCAGCTTGATGCGGACGAGCGTGGGTCAAATTCAAATATTCACTTAAATAGTTCAGTTTAAAACTAGGGAGTGTCGGTAAAAGGGTTTGACTCAATTGAACCGTATCAATTCCAGCTAAATTTAGCGATGGGTAGCCCACTCGTTCGAGTTCTAAATTTAAAAAATTGTAGTCAAAATTAATATTATGGGCAACAAAAGTTGTATTTTGCAGCAAAGCGTAAATCGTTGCTGCCACATCTTCAAATAAAGGAGCTTTGCGCAGCTTTTCCGGCTTAATCTTGGTTAACTGTTGAATTTCTGCTGACAGCGGTTGCTGTGGATTGACCAAAGTATTAAAACTATTAATAATTTTTCGGTTTTTCAAAAAAACACAACTAAACTGAATCAAGCGCCGTTTACCGGTTAATTCAGTCCCAGTTGTTTCTAAATCAACAACCGCATAAGTTACTCCAGATTTCATATTTATCCGCCTCTCCGAAAAAGAATCCAAGATTGATTTTAGCATATTCAGCCGATTAAAAAAATTGAATTATCGATCCATAGGTCAATTTAGGAAATTGATGTTAGCCAAGTGTATTCAAACTGATAAATCAAGGGGCTTTAACTAACGATTAGTTTGTTTAAGATATATTTAGTTTTTAAATTCCATTTTTGTAGTATTATTATTATTGTGAAATTAAAAAAGGAAAAGGAGCTATCCGTTTTGGCTTCTAATAGAAACAAAAAATTTGGTCTGGGACAAAGCCATGCCAAAATAATCTTAATAGGAGAACATTCAGTTGTTTATGGCAAGCCCTCAATCGCACTGCCATTATCAGAGGTCAAGACTAAAGTGATCATTGAACCGCTTGAAAAAAAGCAGGTTTTAATCGAGTGTCGCTATTTTTCTGGTGATTTAAACAACCTGCCAGAAAATATGTTAGGCTTACAACATTTAATTCGTTATATTTTAACAGAAAAATTATTTGATTATAGCAGCGAATGCGGTTTAAAGATTAAAATTAGCAGTCAATTACCCGAAGAGCGTGGAATGGGAT harbors:
- the recU gene encoding Holliday junction resolvase RecU, producing MVIRYPNGQSYRPPTNLKYENNSHSAKNEQIIFGNRGMSLEDELNTTNQYYLDHHQAVIHKKPVPIQIVQVDYPRRSAAVIKEAYFKQASTTDYNGVYQGYYLDFEAKETRNHTSFPLSNFHPHQIKHMQACTQQGGICFTIIKFSSTQELFLLPAAILFSYWEKQTTKRKSIPKKVISSQGFSIKYGYQPLIPYLTKVDLLIEQLK
- a CDS encoding transglycosylase domain-containing protein, whose protein sequence is MNKQNSNYSRAKHERPVKKRRPLPKKRKPSSPIGTFFKRLFLSLIILLEIGIALGATLFFMYAKNAPVLSEQNLRSSGSTVFYDADNKKIMSLGTENRRYVSSSQIPQQLKDAVVSIEDRRFYKHHGIDPVRIAGAALANLTGSSSGLQGGSTLDQQLIKLSYFSTKRSDQTFKRKAQEAWLALKLDNTYSKEQILTFYVNKVFMGFGNYGMQTAAHYYYGKSLKQLDLAQTALIAGIPNAPTDYNPYTNPKLATQRRNEVLSAMVANKKITSAQASQAEAESITTGLVQTHNSENTNSNEKIADSYIKQVIEDLKAKGYNPYTNSLKVYTNLNMNAQKHLYQLANTDNYISYPDNRLQIASTIVNPNNGAIVAMIGGRKTGNVTFGLNRAVQTDRTNGSTAKPLMDYGPAIENLSWATYQKLKDTKYTYPGTNISLYDFDHEYQGSITMRSALVQSRNIPAIRALQAVGITKAQNFISKLGFNYSKTLEFQNGIGLYSSTLQNAAGYAAFANGGTYYKPSYIRSVETNDGETKSFSSSGTQVMQSSTAYMITDMLKDVITSSLGTGKAANISGLYQAGKTGTNSYPDDVASKFPSNADMDSWFNGYTKHYSISVWVGYDHQYETGNYLTPATAEIASYFYKNAMSYISEGKTNTDWKRPSNVYVKYVNGVRELYLAGSPGATTADSDSDDSSSSSSSSSSSSSSSSSISSMVSSSSVFSSSSSSSSSSSSEPSSSTVEPSSSNSSETSSSSSEPSSSSSSSTTTNNNNQTKNP
- the nth gene encoding endonuclease III; translated protein: MLTASQTQQAIKIMGQKFPDATTSLVADTPFHFLLAVILSAQTTDKAVNRLTPQLFARYPTPESLATATECEVIPLIKTIGLYRNKAKHLIGCAQGLVSKFSSQVPQTRSELMQLAGVGQKTANVILAECFNIPALAVDTHVSRVARRLAMVSPQAKVAEIEKTLKQKLPSESWIAAHHRMIYWGRYQCMARKPLCESCPLLSLCAFGKKQV
- a CDS encoding DnaD domain-containing protein; its protein translation is MEKALKQFLQAGNMTVANLLLQNYRQLGMNEQELVLFLELSSSIQAGDSFPAIDQIASYMHCDSNQLYQLLHRLFEKKLLEIKSVTDENGKSHDVYQFDLMYEKLFWLLRQKDQQTQQQILVVDQSEIFQAIEKEFGRTLSPIEMETIEQWFSEDHYQPELILLALREAVLSQAYSLKYIDRVLLSWEKKNIKTAAQVQQLKEQQRERRLQRQQTNFSQRAAAAKKPKIPLQRWAHSDNPAGGDD
- the asnS gene encoding asparagine--tRNA ligase; the protein is MDTINIIDAKNHVDQEVKIGVWLTNKRSSGKIAFLQLRDGTAYFQGVVVKSVVGEEMFKLAKELRQEESFYVTGTIHEDTRSHFGYEIEISQVEKVGSSEDYPITPKEHGVDFLMDHRHLWLRSKKQFAIMKIRNEMIRATYEFFNRNGFIKIDAPILTGSAPEGTTELFHTKYFDRDAYLSQSGQLYEEAGAMAYGKVFSFGPTFRAEKSKTRRHLIEFWMVEPEMAFMHQEQSLEIQERYIAFLVQGVLDNCQYELKLLDRDPKVLEKYTKLPYPRISYDEAIKLLQDSGEFGNLEWGVDFGSPEETYLAEHFQLPVFVMNYPKAIKPFYMKPHPTRDDVVICADLLAPEGYGEIIGGSERAVDPEYLTEQIKKAGLNEADYQWYLDLRRYGSVPHAGFGLGLERAVTWITGEEHIRESIPFPRLLNRIYP
- a CDS encoding pyridoxal phosphate-dependent aminotransferase, whose amino-acid sequence is MKFAKRVLQASPSATLALSAKAKQMVADGIDVINLGVGEPDFQTSAAIKQAAIKAINDGKADFYTPANGILPLRQAICDRLKADFGVTFQPDQVTVTVGGKFSLYVLAQTLFESGDEVLIPLPYWVSYGEQIKLADAQPIFVQPKSSSKVTVAELESARTSKTRAVIINSPQNPSGLVYSKAELMAIGEWAVEHDVILLADDMYGKLVYNGNKFTSLIQLSEPIRRQTILVSGLSKAYAMTGWRIGYTVADQAVISKMNTIISHATSNLAAVSQYAALAALTGDQSVVEKMRQAFEQRLNTIYPELIAIPGFELPQKPEGAFYLFPKVAAAVKMAGFSSTEEFATALLEQAHVAVVAGVGFGMPDHLRLSYATDLKSLQTAIKRIKEFMQQFV
- a CDS encoding DUF5590 domain-containing protein; protein product: MRRADQHRNQLIRTIAWALLVLVVVGAGIIYWQAAAPLNDAKKSAVAMAEKYGKLKSTSAFYWYNRQQTYYTVAGKNQANQSVYVMVAQKGGHINIYQQSSGITSQQAQQTVKSSQHPRKIVKTAFGKWKKQAVWEVTYVNKNGRMCYTLLSFKNGSLVKTIQNI
- a CDS encoding helicase C-terminal domain-containing protein, whose translation is MKSGVTYAVVDLETTGTELTGKRRLIQFSCVFLKNRKIINSFNTLVNPQQPLSAEIQQLTKIKPEKLRKAPLFEDVAATIYALLQNTTFVAHNINFDYNFLNLELERVGYPSLNLAGIDTVQLSQTLLPTLPSFKLNYLSEYLNLTHARPHQADSDAAATAELFLLLQQMINQLPLETLNILCQFRNAFLRQTGDCFVEAQQQKKQQQTALPDYLIKVENLILRRNTFQSEVQQKSEYPLTDRAKQQLFAGLLDWRQPQAEMMDSLHQALNQQIPKLLVEAPTGLGKSLGYLVPALYETAPGRSCVVSTATTALQSQLVDQVIPLLQQLLPFNFNVAVFKGSFHYLDLAKFSTALKQPQSGQSRLLQLRILIWLLVTKTGDLAELHLTKYQDPLFEQIRHTGWSSLNPESPFNAYDFLKQQRQQLQEADLIVTNHAYLMQHAAELGNQQRFLIIDEAQHLNQTALQASQQQLDFDQIKIQSDTLLVMMQSQQSFSLEDLIVQGLLPVQQARKLIHLVRIIDQQVPELREKIIRRFILPQKSSTTIFEDFISLNDLYGFLKENINQFQAVTRATEQLLELFLKLQKKFKSATFSQRLDTTAANFLAELFDWLTQLLQELTAWQYFDLSQVEQWGKSSYLKLRLPLTHEAAHLHALFGAFQTTDFLENQIYQNFDQTIFIGASLTLPHKKQNFSCQQLDLPATTPFIKLPDLFDYQSQALALIGSDGPDIVNQRSAYVNYLVSSLTEILLQAPAKQTMILFNSQAALETVYQELQNNQVGVERQLLAQGVTGSNEKIIKNFTLGSKMVLLGTGTFWEGIDLPQDQLEELIIAQLPFSSPDTPLNQLRFKKMRQQQQSPFWDYSLPEAMQRLQQGVGRLIRTPTDRGVVIILDSRIVTRKYGQQLQQALPAAMPLKILETDQISKELAKFW